A part of Geoanaerobacter pelophilus genomic DNA contains:
- a CDS encoding acetyl-CoA hydrolase/transferase C-terminal domain-containing protein, which translates to MSEYGTLQDRVQCKSLLNKVMTPEQTVQFFKNGMNLGWSGFTPAGYPKVVPIAVAEHVEKNNLQGKLKFNLFIGASVGAETEDRWAINDMIDRRWPYQTGKNIAAGINAGRIRMGDKHLSLFAQDLGYGFYTKDSETGKLDLAIIEVSAIKEDGSLVPTSSCGVIPEILMICDKIIVEVNTGQPSFEGIHDLITPLTPPNRQVFDITKADSRIGSTSIPCDPNKIIAVVESKLRDQGRAFAEQDDTSEAIANHVIEFFTQEVKAGRLPKNLLPLQSGVGSIANAVIGGLAKGPFKNLTVYTEVLQDTMLDLFDSGKLDAASSCSLSLSAEPGFPRFFANMDKYFDKITLRPLSISNAPEPIRRLGCIAMNTPVEIDIYAHANSTLVGGTRMINGLGGSGDFLRNGFLKMMHTPSSRPSKTDPTGISCVVPHCSHIDHTEHDLDCVITEQGLADLRGLAPKDRARKIIEKCAHPDYKAQLTEYLNIAEADCLKRNVGHEPQLWDRAFKMHLNLEKNGTMKLKNWDVKVDLCE; encoded by the coding sequence ATGTCTGAGTACGGCACACTGCAAGATCGCGTACAATGCAAGTCCCTTTTGAACAAGGTTATGACCCCTGAGCAAACCGTTCAGTTTTTCAAGAACGGCATGAACCTCGGTTGGTCCGGTTTTACCCCGGCTGGTTACCCGAAAGTGGTGCCCATCGCAGTAGCCGAGCACGTTGAGAAGAACAACCTGCAGGGCAAGCTGAAATTCAACCTCTTTATCGGCGCTTCTGTCGGCGCAGAGACCGAAGACCGCTGGGCAATCAACGACATGATCGATCGCCGCTGGCCATACCAGACCGGCAAGAACATAGCAGCAGGCATCAATGCCGGGCGCATCCGGATGGGCGACAAGCACCTCTCCCTCTTTGCTCAGGATCTCGGCTACGGTTTCTACACCAAGGATTCCGAAACCGGCAAGCTTGACCTCGCCATAATCGAAGTTTCCGCAATTAAAGAAGACGGCAGCCTGGTTCCGACCTCTTCCTGCGGCGTTATCCCTGAAATCCTCATGATCTGCGACAAGATCATTGTAGAGGTTAACACCGGACAGCCTTCATTCGAAGGGATTCACGACCTGATCACCCCGCTCACTCCGCCAAACCGTCAGGTTTTCGATATCACCAAGGCTGATTCCCGCATCGGTTCTACTTCGATTCCTTGCGACCCGAACAAGATCATCGCCGTTGTTGAATCCAAACTCCGCGACCAGGGACGCGCCTTTGCAGAGCAGGACGATACCTCTGAAGCAATCGCCAACCACGTCATCGAATTCTTTACCCAGGAAGTAAAGGCAGGCCGCCTGCCGAAGAACCTCCTGCCGCTCCAGTCAGGTGTTGGTTCCATTGCCAATGCCGTTATCGGTGGCCTTGCCAAAGGTCCTTTCAAAAACCTGACTGTCTACACCGAGGTTCTTCAGGACACCATGCTTGACCTGTTCGACTCGGGCAAACTCGATGCAGCATCTTCCTGCTCGCTTTCTCTCTCCGCAGAGCCGGGTTTCCCACGCTTCTTTGCCAACATGGACAAGTACTTTGACAAGATCACCCTGCGTCCGCTCTCCATCTCCAATGCTCCTGAGCCGATCCGTCGTCTCGGGTGTATCGCCATGAACACCCCGGTTGAGATCGACATCTATGCCCACGCCAACTCCACACTCGTTGGCGGTACCCGTATGATCAACGGCCTCGGTGGTTCCGGCGACTTCCTCAGGAACGGCTTCCTGAAGATGATGCACACCCCGTCGTCGCGTCCGTCCAAGACTGATCCGACCGGTATTTCCTGCGTTGTTCCGCATTGTTCGCACATCGACCACACCGAGCACGACCTCGACTGCGTTATCACCGAGCAGGGCCTGGCCGACCTTCGCGGACTTGCTCCAAAAGACCGCGCTAGAAAAATCATCGAGAAGTGCGCTCATCCGGACTACAAAGCACAGCTAACCGAGTACCTCAATATTGCTGAAGCCGACTGCCTCAAGCGTAATGTTGGCCATGAGCCGCAGCTGTGGGACCGCGCATTCAAGATGCACCTCAACCTTGAGAAGAACGGCACCATGAAGCTCAAGAACTGGGACGTAAAGGTCGACCTCTGCGAATAG
- a CDS encoding NAD(P)/FAD-dependent oxidoreductase, with translation MKRVVVVGMGFGGVRAARELAGQGVEVVLVDRNNYHLFQPLLYQVATAGLEQESIAYPIRAMVRGLPRTRFILAEVTAIDLNGKTIETSSGPISYDYLVVGAGSVTNYFGNQELARHAFDLKRLADGEQLRNHVLTSFERAVAETDPEARKALMTFVIVGGGPTGVEFAGALIELVHFVLSKDYPELNAREARIMLVEAADRLLMAFPEKLSTYAVNKLRTMGVEVLFNRKVTSASATAVELDGVTTIATRTLFWSAGVCAAPLAALLGVEQGPGGRIPVQPDLSLKDHPEVFVIGDMAFLKQDGAALPMVAPVAMQMGIHVAKTILAREWGRPVQPFRYHDKGSMATIGRSAAVATTHGLNLRGYPAWLAWLLLHLYYLIGFRNRILVLLNWGWYYWFHERQVRLITDHEG, from the coding sequence ATGAAGCGAGTTGTTGTTGTCGGCATGGGTTTCGGAGGAGTCCGCGCAGCGAGGGAGCTGGCAGGTCAAGGAGTAGAAGTGGTTCTGGTTGACCGGAACAACTACCACCTGTTCCAGCCGCTTCTCTACCAGGTTGCCACGGCCGGTCTCGAACAGGAGTCAATCGCCTACCCGATACGAGCGATGGTCCGCGGGCTGCCCCGGACCCGGTTCATCCTGGCCGAAGTCACTGCTATTGATCTGAACGGGAAAACTATCGAGACCAGTTCAGGGCCAATCTCTTACGACTATCTGGTAGTCGGCGCCGGGAGCGTCACCAATTACTTCGGCAATCAGGAACTGGCGCGGCATGCCTTTGACCTGAAGCGGCTTGCGGATGGCGAGCAACTGCGCAACCACGTCCTGACCAGTTTTGAGCGGGCCGTTGCTGAAACTGACCCTGAAGCCCGCAAGGCGCTGATGACCTTTGTTATTGTCGGTGGCGGGCCAACCGGTGTGGAGTTTGCCGGAGCGCTTATTGAACTTGTCCATTTTGTGCTATCCAAGGATTATCCGGAACTGAATGCCCGGGAAGCCCGGATAATGCTAGTTGAGGCTGCTGACCGGCTGCTTATGGCATTTCCGGAAAAACTCTCCACCTATGCCGTCAACAAGCTCAGGACCATGGGGGTGGAGGTGTTGTTCAATCGCAAGGTCACCTCGGCCAGTGCCACAGCGGTTGAGCTGGATGGCGTCACAACGATTGCGACCCGCACCCTTTTCTGGTCGGCAGGTGTTTGTGCCGCACCGCTTGCTGCGTTGCTTGGTGTTGAACAGGGGCCTGGCGGCCGGATTCCGGTGCAGCCCGATCTTTCGCTCAAGGACCATCCTGAGGTCTTTGTCATCGGTGATATGGCTTTTCTGAAACAGGATGGCGCCGCCCTGCCGATGGTCGCACCGGTGGCAATGCAGATGGGGATTCATGTCGCAAAGACCATCCTGGCCCGCGAATGGGGTCGGCCTGTCCAGCCGTTCCGTTACCACGACAAGGGGAGCATGGCAACTATCGGACGGAGTGCCGCCGTAGCAACCACCCATGGTCTGAATCTCCGTGGTTACCCGGCCTGGCTGGCCTGGCTGCTGCTGCATCTTTATTATCTCATTGGTTTCAGAAACCGTATCCTGGTTTTGCTCAACTGGGGCTGGTATTACTGGTTCCATGAGCGCCAGGTGCGCCTGATAACAGATCACGAGGGTTAG